The segment CTGCTCCAGCTAAAGTGTCCACTTCGTTAACTGCCACTTGGGCAACTGATAGTAGTGTATTCATCATTCGGATAAACATTTTTTATACTCCTGAATGGTTTTCTCTAGTCCTAAGTAAAGTGCATCGCTTATTAGTGCGTGTCCAATAGAAACTTCATCCAACCATGGAATGTTGTTATAAAGATAATTTAAGTTCTCTAAATTTAAATCGTGACCGGCATTCAAACCCATACCCAAACTTTTAACCAATTTCGCAGCTTCAATGAAGGGAGCTGCTGCTGTTGCTGGATCAGTAGGGTAATTTAAGGCATAAGGCTCAGTATAGAGCTCTACTCTATCAGCTCCTGCTTTTGCAGCATATTCAATCATCTCTTTGTCTGTTTCAATAAAAACAGAAGTGCGAATACCTGCTGTATTAAACTCATCTAACACTTCTCGCAAGAAAGCTTGATGTTCTTTTGTATTCCAACCAGCATTAGACGTTAGCTGATCAGGAGAATCAGGCACAAGTGTTACTTGATGAGGTTTCACACTTAACACTAAGTCAATAAAATCTCTTGATGGATAACCTTCAATATTAAATTCTGTTGTAATAATAGGACGCAAATCAAAAACATCCTTTCGTGTAATGTGTCGCTCATCTGGGCGGGGGTGTATAGTGATACCATCGGCACCAAATCTTTCGCAATCTTTAGCTACTTGAACTACATTAGGCACATTACCGCCTCTAGAATTTCTTAGAGTGGCAACTTTGTTTATATTAACGCTTAATTTAGTCATAATTTTAAACCTATTCTTTTAGGCAAATTTACAAATATTAGTGATAACCCGACAGAATTAGGAAAAAAAAGAGCACTTTTGCAAGTGTATTCAACATTGTTTATATGGAATTCGCAATCATAGGAAATAACTATCAAGTAGAAAAAGCTATTCATACAAAAAACTTGCTCCATATTCTTTTCTCTAAAGGGGCAACAGTTAAGATGTGTCGGAGTTTTTATGAGTTCATCAAACCATCATTAGGAGAAATGAATAAAGCACCTATTTTGTTCGAAGATAACAATTTTTCTGCAGATATGGTGATTAGTATTGGTGGAGATGGAACCTTTTT is part of the Bacteroides coprosuis DSM 18011 genome and harbors:
- a CDS encoding Pyridoxine 5'-phosphate synthase (COGs: COG0854 Pyridoxal phosphate biosynthesis protein~HAMAP: Pyridoxal phosphate (active vitamin B6) biosynthesis PdxJ~InterPro IPR004569~KEGG: bfs:BF3740 pyridoxine 5'-phosphate synthase~PFAM: Pyridoxal phosphate (active vitamin B6) biosynthesis PdxJ~PRIAM: Pyridoxine 5'-phosphate synthase~SPTR: Putative pyridoxine biosynthesis protein;~TIGRFAM: Pyridoxal phosphate (active vitamin B6) biosynthesis PdxJ~IMG reference gene:2504105808~PFAM: Pyridoxal phosphate biosynthesis protein PdxJ~TIGRFAM: pyridoxine 5'-phosphate synthase), with translation MTKLSVNINKVATLRNSRGGNVPNVVQVAKDCERFGADGITIHPRPDERHITRKDVFDLRPIITTEFNIEGYPSRDFIDLVLSVKPHQVTLVPDSPDQLTSNAGWNTKEHQAFLREVLDEFNTAGIRTSVFIETDKEMIEYAAKAGADRVELYTEPYALNYPTDPATAAAPFIEAAKLVKSLGMGLNAGHDLNLENLNYLYNNIPWLDEVSIGHALISDALYLGLEKTIQEYKKCLSE